From Nitrosopumilus zosterae, the proteins below share one genomic window:
- a CDS encoding DUF6659 family protein — protein MELKQICVIDDVCNQVRQIPGVRFVGIINKKGRKIAGGFSNKVSPLEKDEQKIEMLFMEIALDLSMRKDFDNSLGSINAIVSYRDKANIITIPYQENLILLSTEPELDTSKMIRIVQEKITFGKYIEVISQ, from the coding sequence GTGGAATTAAAACAGATATGTGTAATTGATGATGTATGCAACCAAGTACGCCAGATTCCTGGGGTGCGATTTGTAGGAATAATTAACAAAAAAGGAAGGAAGATTGCAGGGGGTTTTAGCAACAAAGTATCTCCATTAGAAAAAGATGAACAGAAAATTGAGATGTTGTTTATGGAAATAGCACTGGATCTTTCAATGAGAAAAGACTTTGATAACTCACTTGGAAGCATAAATGCGATTGTTTCGTATAGAGACAAAGCAAACATCATAACAATTCCATACCAAGAAAATCTGATTCTACTGTCAACTGAACCAGAACTAGACACGTCCAAGATGATTCGAATCGTACAAGAAAAGATCACATTTGGCAAATACATAGAGGTCATATCTCAATGA
- a CDS encoding sensor histidine kinase: protein MRISFVIIIVMFSMSLVFTVFGLVTFDLSVNEIKKLLAVRNENFAYNMIQGLDKHIEERVIDFEDLTKLELIHNKLTESNLEFERIQDITEYLNIKEQEIEYTKVTPFVGQSVSDEILISELQDTIDFYHDEYNYDVVEELFVTNAYGANVAIVSGTSDYLQSDEEWWQITKDVGKYVGKIQYNDEYESYSIDFGYRIDDAQGNFLGVLRVVITMDDFLNEYVEESDLLTTSGRNAILLDENGHLIFSNGQITTSDASVSYFSDIAQGEDTGYLELDDKTDDFLLISYAKSTGYRTFEGFDWVSVVEQNSSSIVQEFVELRNSILTVSVLGMIVSVVVGVLISKVISSPLRRLTETSRRIAKGNFDVDIKKSRINEINIIGNSLKEMSGDLQNLIDTEKKLAEAHVKIKNERMTAMGELSASMAHNMKNPLGIIQSSAHILQKNTMDKEMDDVVKRMNRAIDRMSHQINDVLNYVRTTPLEKNTIKITDLLNSAKNTLEIPEHITISVPDSSIEISCDVRKMEIVFTNIFLNAIQAIGTEQGKVICKIDQNKTSAIIEIQDSGPGIPKNLMSQIFNPLVTSKQKGTGLGLSTCKNVIEQHGGTIAVQNNPTRFTITIPLSQS, encoded by the coding sequence TTGAGAATTTCATTTGTCATAATTATTGTAATGTTTTCAATGTCTTTGGTGTTTACCGTGTTTGGATTAGTGACATTTGATCTTAGTGTCAATGAAATAAAAAAATTGTTAGCAGTAAGAAATGAAAATTTTGCTTACAACATGATTCAAGGTCTAGATAAACACATTGAAGAAAGAGTTATTGATTTTGAGGACCTTACAAAACTTGAACTAATTCATAATAAGTTGACCGAATCTAATTTAGAGTTTGAAAGAATTCAAGACATCACGGAATATCTAAACATCAAAGAACAAGAAATCGAATACACTAAAGTAACTCCCTTTGTAGGGCAAAGCGTATCTGATGAAATTTTGATTAGTGAACTTCAGGATACCATTGATTTTTACCATGATGAGTACAATTATGATGTAGTTGAGGAACTGTTTGTAACAAATGCATATGGTGCTAATGTTGCAATAGTATCGGGAACTTCTGACTATCTACAAAGTGACGAAGAATGGTGGCAAATAACAAAAGATGTTGGAAAGTATGTAGGTAAAATCCAATACAATGACGAGTATGAAAGCTATTCAATTGATTTTGGATATCGAATAGATGATGCTCAGGGCAATTTCTTGGGAGTATTACGTGTGGTGATTACTATGGATGATTTTCTAAACGAGTATGTTGAAGAATCTGATCTGCTTACAACATCAGGCCGTAATGCAATACTATTAGATGAAAACGGCCATTTGATATTTTCAAACGGGCAGATCACAACATCTGATGCCTCTGTTTCATATTTTTCAGATATTGCACAAGGAGAAGACACAGGATATCTTGAATTAGATGACAAAACTGATGACTTTCTTTTGATTTCCTATGCAAAATCTACTGGATATAGAACATTTGAGGGGTTTGATTGGGTATCTGTTGTAGAGCAAAACAGCTCTTCTATTGTCCAAGAATTTGTAGAATTAAGAAATTCCATCCTGACAGTATCTGTTTTAGGAATGATAGTGTCTGTTGTAGTCGGAGTATTGATCTCAAAGGTGATATCTTCCCCACTTAGGAGACTAACTGAAACTTCTAGACGTATTGCAAAAGGAAACTTTGATGTTGATATCAAAAAAAGTAGAATCAACGAAATCAACATAATTGGTAATTCTCTCAAGGAGATGAGTGGTGATTTACAGAATCTAATTGACACAGAAAAGAAGCTGGCAGAGGCTCATGTTAAAATCAAAAATGAACGTATGACTGCCATGGGAGAACTATCTGCAAGCATGGCACATAACATGAAAAATCCTTTAGGAATAATTCAAAGCTCAGCACACATTTTACAAAAAAACACCATGGACAAAGAGATGGACGATGTTGTAAAAAGAATGAATAGAGCTATAGATAGAATGTCTCATCAAATCAATGATGTTTTAAATTATGTTCGAACTACCCCGTTGGAAAAAAACACAATAAAAATAACTGATTTGTTAAATTCTGCAAAAAACACATTAGAGATTCCAGAACACATAACAATCTCTGTACCTGATTCTAGTATTGAGATTAGCTGTGATGTACGAAAGATGGAAATTGTGTTTACAAATATTTTCTTAAATGCAATTCAGGCAATAGGAACAGAACAAGGAAAAGTCATCTGCAAAATTGATCAAAACAAAACTAGTGCAATCATTGAAATACAGGATTCAGGTCCAGGAATACCAAAAAATCTAATGTCTCAAATATTCAATCCTCTAGTTACTTCTAAGCAAAAAGGCACTGGATTGGGTCTGTCTACATGTAAAAATGTTATAGAACAACACGGTGGCACCATTGCTGTTCAAAATAATCCTACCCGATTTACAATCACTATTCCCCTATCTCAATCCTAA
- a CDS encoding response regulator, whose translation MSKKTILLVDDDIDLLENTAYMIKSMGFDVVTAEDGQDAVLKYKDINPDLTIMDVKMPKMDGFDAFFKIKQFDSEAKVVLITAFAVDEKKHLKAKSMSLVTTLNKPYSFEQLEEVVTAHA comes from the coding sequence ATGTCAAAGAAGACAATTTTGCTTGTAGATGATGATATTGATCTATTGGAGAATACTGCTTACATGATTAAGAGTATGGGATTTGACGTGGTTACTGCTGAAGATGGGCAAGATGCCGTACTCAAGTACAAGGATATTAATCCTGATCTGACCATAATGGATGTTAAAATGCCAAAAATGGATGGGTTTGATGCGTTTTTTAAGATAAAACAGTTTGATTCTGAAGCCAAAGTTGTACTGATCACAGCATTTGCAGTTGATGAAAAAAAGCATCTAAAGGCAAAAAGTATGTCTCTGGTAACTACTCTTAACAAGCCATATTCATTTGAACAGCTTGAGGAAGTTGTTACTGCTCATGCATAG
- a CDS encoding tetratricopeptide repeat protein, with protein sequence MEQKYEEAINEYDKILKIDPEHIDALNHKGEIRLLQGKYVKALQNFEKVINLDSSNTKAQNGLGYALYNLDRYDAALDQFHTVLEVDNRNNDALIGSGRVLLKLEQYDGAILFFDLVLEKKPDELTALILKAYALANTNQHNSALSIYDKVLEIDPDNVDALIGKGNYYLDLQEFKTSKILYEGALETNAENIDALLGLAEINLLEGKPKKSGQIYDKILSLDSDNVKGLIGKGLSVIELDQSAEALKYFDEALEIDPDNLSALDGKNILLQSKVDTSLDYILIITVVGSITSIVSLILVITKIKENAELQTKIAISDEQIEDLVLKMMKYSEKSKTKD encoded by the coding sequence ATGGAGCAAAAATATGAAGAAGCAATAAATGAATATGATAAAATTCTAAAGATTGATCCTGAACATATTGATGCATTAAACCACAAAGGTGAAATCAGGCTGCTTCAGGGAAAGTATGTAAAAGCACTCCAAAATTTTGAAAAAGTAATTAATTTGGATTCAAGTAATACTAAAGCCCAAAACGGATTGGGATATGCACTTTACAACTTAGATCGTTATGATGCTGCATTAGACCAGTTTCATACCGTATTGGAAGTTGATAATCGAAACAATGATGCTTTGATAGGAAGTGGACGGGTTTTGTTAAAATTGGAACAATACGATGGCGCCATTTTGTTTTTTGATCTTGTCCTTGAAAAAAAACCTGATGAATTAACTGCATTAATTTTGAAAGCATATGCACTTGCAAATACAAACCAACACAACTCTGCATTGTCAATATATGATAAAGTCCTAGAAATTGATCCAGATAATGTAGATGCATTGATTGGAAAGGGAAACTACTATCTTGATTTGCAAGAATTTAAAACCTCGAAGATTCTTTATGAGGGGGCATTAGAAACTAATGCAGAAAATATTGATGCCTTGCTTGGATTGGCAGAAATCAATCTTTTAGAAGGCAAACCAAAAAAATCAGGGCAGATTTACGACAAAATACTATCTCTTGATTCTGACAATGTGAAGGGATTGATTGGAAAGGGTCTATCTGTTATAGAATTAGACCAATCTGCTGAAGCCTTGAAATATTTTGATGAGGCTTTAGAAATTGATCCTGATAATCTTAGTGCTCTTGATGGAAAAAATATTCTTCTTCAATCCAAAGTGGACACTTCCCTGGATTATATCTTGATAATTACAGTTGTAGGAAGCATCACGTCAATTGTTTCACTAATTCTTGTGATAACCAAGATCAAAGAAAATGCAGAATTACAAACTAAAATTGCCATTTCTGACGAACAAATTGAGGATCTAGTACTAAAAATGATGAAATATTCTGAGAAATCCAAAACTAAGGACTGA
- a CDS encoding plastocyanin, with translation MKKILIGLAFAILLTTSYVPNSFSQDAVPQWIKQTAGWYSDGLVSEKEFLDAIRFLVQNKIILLDETVLDDPTLLTNDIVVSKPKIRQCEVLFQSYKNIGPLQFKSKYSYINYIDSCMKLYKDPIWSYLGSDRYDKLSERLTELNEKPPEKKLSYEPSANILAKTNLGPEKYNVKFNICAGDKAIDKAKVLVKSQIEAIQVGSNKDVPPNACRTYETLIFAKNPDNIFIEILEQVLLD, from the coding sequence ATGAAAAAAATCCTCATTGGCCTTGCATTTGCTATATTGCTAACCACTAGCTACGTGCCGAACTCCTTTTCACAGGATGCTGTACCTCAGTGGATAAAACAGACTGCAGGGTGGTATTCGGACGGACTTGTATCTGAAAAGGAGTTCCTTGATGCAATTAGATTTTTGGTGCAAAACAAAATCATATTGCTAGATGAAACTGTATTAGATGATCCAACATTGCTTACAAATGATATTGTTGTATCAAAACCAAAAATACGTCAATGTGAAGTATTGTTCCAATCCTACAAAAACATTGGACCACTTCAATTCAAATCAAAATACTCTTACATTAATTATATTGATAGCTGTATGAAACTCTACAAAGATCCGATATGGAGTTATCTGGGAAGTGACCGATACGACAAGTTGTCTGAAAGATTGACAGAACTAAATGAAAAACCACCAGAAAAAAAATTATCATATGAACCATCTGCAAACATATTGGCCAAAACAAATCTTGGTCCTGAAAAATACAATGTAAAATTCAACATCTGTGCAGGTGATAAGGCAATTGATAAGGCCAAAGTTTTGGTAAAATCTCAGATCGAAGCAATTCAAGTTGGATCAAACAAGGATGTTCCTCCAAATGCATGCAGAACATATGAAACACTGATCTTTGCAAAAAACCCTGATAACATTTTCATTGAAATTCTTGAACAGGTGCTTTTAGATTGA
- a CDS encoding DM13 domain-containing protein, with amino-acid sequence MNKSIPIIIAVAIVGGISAYAVSPYFLESTIDEALPTNVVLQPKDETMMDENMMDENMMDETVPMSYAGIFIGVGDGIHDAQGDAYTIPLEDKNNILRLENFESTNGPDLYVYLSTDDNASDIVNLGKLKANKGNQNYDIPEGTDLQKYNKVLIWCKTFSVLFGSAGLSLR; translated from the coding sequence ATGAATAAATCCATACCAATAATCATTGCAGTTGCAATTGTCGGAGGAATATCTGCATATGCTGTATCACCTTATTTTTTGGAATCAACAATTGATGAAGCATTACCAACTAATGTTGTTCTTCAGCCAAAAGATGAGACTATGATGGATGAGAATATGATGGATGAGAATATGATGGATGAGACTGTTCCAATGTCTTATGCAGGTATATTCATCGGTGTTGGTGATGGAATTCATGACGCACAAGGAGATGCTTATACAATTCCATTAGAAGACAAAAACAACATACTCAGACTAGAGAACTTTGAATCAACTAATGGTCCTGATTTGTATGTGTACTTGTCAACAGATGATAATGCATCAGACATTGTTAATCTAGGAAAACTCAAAGCAAACAAAGGAAATCAAAATTATGATATTCCTGAAGGAACTGATCTGCAAAAATACAACAAAGTTTTGATTTGGTGTAAGACCTTCAGTGTCTTGTTTGGAAGTGCTGGATTGTCTTTGAGATAA
- a CDS encoding VOC family protein encodes MTYACPKGFSSVTPHLVIKDCANALDFYKKALGAQEIYRSKMPDGRIMHAMIQIGNSFVMMADEFPDMGAVGPNTLGGTSTSLHIYTDDADKLFKQATDAGATPIMPIADMFWGDRYGQIQDPYGHRWAIATHTKDVSPEEMEKAAKEMFSKGNSC; translated from the coding sequence ATGACTTATGCATGTCCAAAAGGATTTTCCTCTGTGACTCCTCATCTTGTAATCAAAGACTGTGCAAATGCACTTGATTTTTACAAAAAAGCACTTGGAGCACAAGAGATCTATCGAAGCAAGATGCCTGATGGAAGAATAATGCATGCAATGATTCAGATAGGCAACTCTTTTGTCATGATGGCCGATGAATTTCCAGACATGGGGGCAGTAGGTCCCAATACGCTTGGCGGAACATCAACTTCACTTCACATTTACACTGATGATGCAGACAAACTTTTCAAACAGGCAACTGATGCAGGAGCTACACCAATCATGCCTATTGCTGATATGTTTTGGGGTGATAGATATGGTCAAATTCAAGATCCATATGGACATCGCTGGGCAATTGCAACACACACCAAGGATGTTTCTCCCGAAGAGATGGAAAAGGCTGCAAAAGAAATGTTTTCTAAAGGTAACTCCTGTTAA
- a CDS encoding DUF4362 domain-containing protein, with amino-acid sequence MTKTRLLIIICITVFVVSSLMVIVYTYPELFGLPRPYSKIGEYDGAVSETALMINEQCLNKDQFSDYPFTKTSNGHYYIDNVICERINVEQGGCLEPFSKGFPDETCQNRVTFDQPYGETGPYFNKEFCNHVKFWEPALTDTVENKRVNSEWLHICTIRGLIADTPLHDISQIMNYQGKNCNVYRFGSVDCFAISFDKCIPAKIENTHFTVEGDPITVIAMIKSDSCSIDVFHDATQDRFGKQEITKYSCPEIKLDDNYLHMVSCVDEFDEGEYGFIIRK; translated from the coding sequence ATGACGAAAACTAGACTTTTGATAATTATTTGCATAACTGTTTTTGTCGTATCTAGTCTTATGGTGATTGTGTACACATATCCTGAATTATTTGGTCTGCCAAGACCATATTCTAAAATCGGTGAATATGATGGGGCTGTTTCAGAAACGGCATTAATGATCAATGAACAATGTTTGAACAAAGATCAGTTCAGTGACTATCCATTTACTAAAACATCAAACGGCCATTATTACATTGACAATGTGATATGTGAGCGAATCAATGTAGAGCAAGGGGGATGTCTGGAACCGTTTAGCAAAGGATTCCCTGATGAAACATGCCAGAATCGTGTAACTTTTGATCAGCCTTATGGTGAAACGGGTCCATATTTTAACAAAGAATTTTGTAATCACGTAAAATTTTGGGAACCTGCACTCACTGATACTGTTGAAAACAAACGAGTAAACTCTGAATGGCTTCACATATGCACAATTCGTGGCCTGATAGCAGATACTCCGTTGCACGACATTTCTCAAATAATGAATTATCAGGGCAAAAACTGCAATGTGTACAGATTTGGCAGTGTTGATTGTTTTGCTATTTCGTTTGACAAATGTATTCCTGCAAAAATAGAGAATACTCATTTTACTGTGGAAGGTGATCCAATTACAGTCATTGCCATGATAAAATCTGATTCTTGCTCTATAGACGTATTTCATGATGCAACACAAGATAGATTTGGAAAACAAGAAATTACAAAATATTCTTGTCCTGAAATTAAATTAGATGATAACTATCTCCACATGGTTTCATGTGTAGATGAATTTGATGAAGGAGAATATGGATTTATAATTAGAAAATGA